In Hahella sp. KA22, one genomic interval encodes:
- a CDS encoding phosphatase PAP2 family protein has translation MKNWQDDSTDFYRIHFWYPLLAFLALIMLINDLHLDLSLADAIYSWEGHQWFLRDAWVTSDLLHNDGRRMVGVMAFLLLALLTGSFFIQRLRPYRRALVYLFASVAISLLSVSLLKRLTQVNCPWDLLRYGGAISFDAASQDGQCFPAGHASGGYAWIGLYFVALVHLPRWRFRALGFALSLGAGFGVAQQLRGAHFVSHDIWTLAICWFVALAGYRLAFPHSVAVTPSVSAPQKASWPRLQAASKLAEE, from the coding sequence TTGAAAAACTGGCAAGACGATTCAACGGATTTCTATCGAATTCACTTCTGGTATCCGCTCCTGGCCTTTCTGGCTCTGATAATGCTGATCAACGACCTGCATCTGGATTTATCGCTGGCGGATGCGATCTACAGCTGGGAGGGACATCAATGGTTTTTGCGGGACGCCTGGGTGACCAGCGATCTTCTGCACAATGACGGGCGACGCATGGTCGGCGTTATGGCCTTCCTGCTGCTGGCGTTGCTGACAGGCTCCTTCTTCATACAACGACTCCGCCCTTATCGACGCGCTTTGGTCTATCTGTTTGCTAGCGTGGCGATTTCTCTGCTCAGCGTCTCCCTGCTTAAGCGTCTCACCCAGGTTAACTGCCCCTGGGATTTGCTGCGCTACGGCGGCGCGATCTCCTTCGACGCCGCCAGCCAGGATGGACAGTGTTTCCCCGCCGGCCACGCCAGCGGCGGCTACGCCTGGATCGGCCTTTACTTTGTCGCGCTAGTCCACTTGCCTCGTTGGCGCTTCAGGGCGCTGGGGTTTGCGTTAAGCCTGGGAGCGGGTTTCGGCGTCGCGCAACAGTTGCGAGGCGCTCACTTTGTTTCCCACGATATCTGGACTCTCGCTATCTGCTGGTTCGTCGCTTTGGCCGGCTACCGCCTGGCGTTCCCTCATAGTGTCGCCGTCACGCCGTCTGTTTCAGCACCGCAAAAGGCGTCATGGCCGAGATTACAGGCAGCGTCTAAACTTGCAGAGGAATAG
- a CDS encoding DUF799 domain-containing protein has translation MRSLQLWKLLGLLSLTVILSTGCATQQPYDYSALLASKPRSILVIPPQNNTVEVNAPYIFLSTISAPLAEKGYYVFPVAVIDQFMKDNGLPTPAEMNSVPLDKLREHIGPDAVLYVTIDDWGQQYQIISSVAVVSSSWRLVDARSGETLWQGRAYAQQSSDGGNNGLAGMLVAAVIEQVVNSVSDKTPELSANANYRTINAPSNGLLPGPYLKVETQGQ, from the coding sequence ATGAGATCTTTGCAACTCTGGAAGCTTCTCGGCTTGTTGTCGCTGACCGTTATATTGAGCACCGGCTGCGCCACGCAACAGCCCTATGACTACTCCGCGCTGTTGGCGAGCAAGCCACGCTCGATCCTGGTAATTCCGCCGCAGAACAATACGGTGGAAGTGAATGCGCCCTATATCTTCCTGTCCACGATCTCTGCGCCGCTGGCGGAAAAAGGCTACTATGTCTTCCCGGTTGCGGTGATTGATCAGTTCATGAAAGACAATGGGCTGCCCACCCCCGCGGAAATGAACAGCGTCCCTCTGGACAAACTGCGCGAGCATATCGGTCCTGACGCGGTGTTGTACGTCACCATCGACGACTGGGGTCAGCAATACCAGATCATCTCCTCCGTCGCGGTAGTGTCTTCGTCCTGGCGCCTGGTTGACGCCAGATCCGGCGAAACCCTGTGGCAAGGCCGCGCCTACGCGCAGCAATCCTCCGACGGCGGCAACAATGGTCTGGCGGGCATGCTGGTGGCGGCGGTGATTGAGCAGGTAGTGAACTCCGTGAGCGACAAAACTCCGGAACTCTCCGCCAACGCTAACTACAGAACCATCAACGCACCCAGCAACGGCCTGTTGCCAGGACCGTATTTGAAGGTGGAGACGCAGGGGCAGTAA
- a CDS encoding DUF4810 domain-containing protein, translating to MKKSLRLLAPALALALLAGCANQPRGLYYWGSYQDVLLDMYTKPGEADNNTQIEKLTVTIEQANNHGQQVPPGLYAHLGMIYASAGEPGMAVEAFNQEKALYPESAQFIDGILERAKKGATK from the coding sequence ATGAAGAAATCATTGCGCCTTCTTGCGCCGGCTTTGGCCCTCGCCCTACTGGCGGGGTGCGCCAACCAGCCGCGCGGCCTCTATTATTGGGGGTCTTATCAGGACGTTTTGCTGGACATGTACACCAAGCCCGGCGAAGCGGACAACAATACGCAGATCGAGAAGTTGACGGTCACCATCGAGCAGGCCAACAACCACGGCCAGCAAGTCCCTCCCGGATTGTACGCGCATCTGGGCATGATCTACGCCAGCGCCGGAGAGCCCGGCATGGCGGTAGAGGCGTTCAATCAGGAGAAAGCGCTCTACCCTGAATCCGCACAATTCATCGACGGGATTCTGGAGAGAGCCAAAAAGGGGGCGACTAAATGA
- a CDS encoding CsgG/HfaB family protein: MKALKNAALVALTIMVSACATESHRAIEPQKVASYGTSYNGERTTMVVGNFQNRSNYMQGLFSSDTDRLGNQAKSILKTHMQQTQRFNLVDRDNMQELQQEAQIAGVKQKIAGARYVISGSVTEFGRKEVGDRQLFGLLGRGKQQVAYAKVALSVVDVETSAIIYSTQGAGEYELSNREIIGFGGTAGYDATLNGKVLNFAITEVVNNLVRDLDSGSLRLK, encoded by the coding sequence ATGAAGGCCTTGAAAAATGCAGCGCTGGTTGCGCTGACCATTATGGTTTCCGCTTGCGCCACTGAAAGCCACCGCGCCATCGAACCCCAGAAAGTCGCCTCTTACGGCACCTCCTACAACGGCGAACGCACCACCATGGTGGTCGGCAATTTCCAGAACCGCTCCAACTATATGCAAGGGCTGTTTTCATCGGATACAGACCGCTTGGGCAATCAGGCCAAATCCATCCTGAAAACCCACATGCAGCAGACTCAGCGTTTCAATCTGGTGGATCGCGACAATATGCAGGAGCTGCAACAAGAAGCGCAGATCGCAGGCGTTAAACAGAAGATCGCCGGCGCGCGTTACGTTATTTCCGGCAGCGTCACGGAATTCGGCCGTAAGGAAGTGGGTGACAGACAACTGTTCGGTCTTCTGGGCCGCGGCAAGCAACAAGTGGCTTACGCGAAAGTCGCCTTGTCTGTGGTTGACGTAGAAACCTCCGCCATCATTTATTCCACCCAGGGCGCAGGCGAATATGAACTGAGCAACCGCGAAATCATTGGCTTCGGCGGCACTGCCGGCTATGACGCCACGTTGAACGGCAAGGTATTGAACTTCGCCATTACCGAAGTGGTCAACAACCTGGTTCGTGACCTGGATTCAGGCTCACTGAGACTGAAATAA
- a CDS encoding NAD(P)/FAD-dependent oxidoreductase, which yields MTASAQDERRWDVIILGAGPAGSALARLLRPSHDVLVIERRTTGETGPRIGESLPGAASVLLRKLGLWERFLEGSHLQRGSALSVWDTETPVWSDALFDPCGPGWLLDRRGFDRLLYEGALESGACILQGLRQYDIERSDDAWSIRLAQDNLVHTAPVLVDATGRSGAIARRLGLPRQADDDLLCAFTFLPCLPNDQEATLRTCADENGWWYSARIPHGKRVLAYHFDAHDPLRHQWREAGAFLALARRHPILREVMTESEPESLRYHPAGAAILDLTASKTQARAQQGFLAIGDALISFDPISSQGLFHCLASAVSAANAIKEGFPFQAGAWQAYRGEMLRVAERYLKHLALTYVGPERFASFTFWAKRREGNGDLLDRPYASMPASNKGEPLAP from the coding sequence ATGACAGCAAGCGCGCAGGATGAGCGCCGCTGGGACGTCATTATTCTAGGCGCTGGCCCCGCCGGTTCTGCGCTGGCGAGGCTCCTGCGTCCGTCTCATGACGTGCTGGTGATTGAGCGGCGCACAACCGGAGAGACCGGTCCACGCATTGGCGAGTCGCTCCCCGGCGCCGCCAGCGTACTGTTGCGCAAGCTGGGTTTGTGGGAGCGCTTCCTGGAAGGCTCCCATTTGCAGCGGGGCTCCGCGTTATCGGTTTGGGACACAGAGACGCCGGTGTGGAGCGACGCGTTATTTGACCCTTGCGGGCCTGGTTGGCTGTTGGATCGACGCGGATTCGACCGTCTGTTATATGAGGGCGCGCTCGAATCCGGCGCCTGCATTCTGCAGGGCCTCCGGCAGTACGACATTGAGCGAAGTGATGACGCCTGGTCAATACGACTGGCTCAAGACAACCTCGTGCATACTGCACCCGTGCTGGTAGACGCCACTGGTCGCTCTGGCGCCATTGCCCGTCGTTTAGGACTGCCGCGTCAGGCTGACGACGATCTGCTTTGCGCCTTCACGTTTTTGCCTTGTCTTCCCAACGATCAGGAAGCGACGCTGCGCACCTGCGCGGACGAAAACGGCTGGTGGTACAGCGCACGCATTCCTCACGGGAAACGGGTGCTCGCCTATCATTTTGACGCCCATGATCCATTGCGACATCAGTGGCGGGAAGCAGGCGCTTTTCTGGCGCTCGCTCGCCGCCATCCCATTCTGCGGGAAGTCATGACAGAGTCAGAACCGGAATCCCTGCGCTATCATCCCGCCGGCGCCGCAATACTGGATCTGACCGCTTCCAAGACACAGGCGCGGGCGCAGCAAGGGTTTCTGGCTATCGGCGACGCCCTGATTTCGTTCGATCCAATCTCCTCTCAAGGACTGTTTCATTGTCTGGCGAGCGCCGTCAGCGCCGCCAACGCCATTAAAGAAGGTTTCCCCTTTCAAGCCGGCGCCTGGCAGGCCTATCGCGGTGAAATGCTGCGCGTGGCGGAACGCTATCTCAAGCATCTGGCGCTGACATACGTCGGGCCGGAGAGATTCGCGTCTTTCACATTTTGGGCTAAGCGGCGGGAAGGCAATGGTGATTTATTAGACAGGCCGTACGCCTCCATGCCGGCATCTAATAAGGGAGAACCCTTAGCGCCATGA
- a CDS encoding LodA/GoxA family CTQ-dependent oxidase — MTNSSKSDDQIVYAKIHPSIGIARVGNSLAEDGFYIGPQVSNPPPKEPGEYRDATGALKREVAEFRIYGYDGNGQVVRELSIDDVTQIEWTVELANHKAAWYNFELALDIPEAAAATPSTLRNASVKDRSELSITPGPRSINTPSSYGPEYQFRGGKFMGIDVPLGELRTDSTGRLLVFGGHGKSASYDGKPPTTFANNDGWYDDTSDGPVTASVVFNGRKLDVAPAWVVVAPPNYGPQQKSVRTMYALMTDLAINAGMAPAPTCPSFQNDILPVLKAMCDLQWMNAGFAAGFGFGMPQHFLDPDYLRKLSMPGDDYAELRRTVANAFRHPGRNDISMNLWPWVYGDAMNIPMPPVTNAMNALTETQLAMLGYWAQGQFESDYDPDANPPRSIDDVPISEQPACLDKAALEFCLADAFHPGCEMTWPVRHATMYSEPYRWRHRAANNPEPNYGSTLTSAEALSYNGPLYAQFPGSITRWMAIPWQTDTASCRSGYDSQYDPYLPTFWPARVPNQVLSEENYSKVMDTGLTRQERIAAYQERSDWDRTLGVGYDNQLANMIDRFPEMGIVEVRPGVPNDPDFPPVMQVEDRGGPDMTKEERRLTDHAMRRELMRQKAPRR, encoded by the coding sequence ATGACGAACAGCAGCAAATCCGACGACCAGATTGTTTACGCCAAGATTCATCCCTCCATCGGCATCGCTCGTGTTGGTAATTCCCTCGCAGAAGACGGTTTTTATATTGGGCCGCAGGTGTCGAACCCGCCCCCCAAGGAACCCGGTGAATATCGCGACGCAACTGGCGCGTTGAAGCGCGAAGTGGCGGAGTTCCGCATTTATGGATATGACGGCAATGGACAGGTTGTGCGGGAGTTGTCGATCGACGATGTAACCCAGATTGAGTGGACGGTGGAGCTGGCCAACCATAAGGCTGCCTGGTACAACTTTGAACTGGCGCTGGATATCCCGGAGGCCGCAGCGGCGACGCCCAGCACCTTGCGTAACGCCAGCGTTAAAGACCGTAGCGAGCTATCTATTACTCCCGGCCCCCGTTCTATCAACACCCCCTCCAGCTACGGCCCGGAGTATCAGTTTCGGGGCGGCAAGTTCATGGGAATAGATGTCCCGCTGGGAGAATTGCGTACTGACTCCACCGGTCGCCTTCTGGTGTTCGGCGGGCATGGAAAATCCGCCTCATATGATGGCAAACCGCCCACTACCTTCGCCAACAACGATGGCTGGTACGACGACACCAGTGATGGCCCAGTCACCGCTTCAGTCGTGTTTAATGGTAGAAAACTGGATGTGGCGCCGGCCTGGGTGGTGGTCGCTCCTCCGAATTATGGGCCGCAGCAAAAGTCCGTGCGCACCATGTACGCATTGATGACAGATCTGGCGATCAACGCCGGCATGGCGCCCGCCCCCACCTGCCCTTCCTTTCAGAATGACATCCTGCCTGTCCTGAAAGCCATGTGTGACTTGCAGTGGATGAACGCTGGATTTGCAGCAGGTTTCGGATTCGGTATGCCGCAACATTTTCTCGACCCTGACTATCTGCGTAAGCTTTCCATGCCCGGCGATGACTACGCCGAGCTGCGGCGGACCGTCGCCAACGCATTTCGCCATCCCGGCCGCAATGACATCTCCATGAACCTCTGGCCCTGGGTGTATGGTGACGCCATGAACATCCCCATGCCACCGGTCACCAACGCTATGAACGCATTGACGGAAACCCAGCTGGCCATGCTGGGATACTGGGCGCAGGGACAATTTGAGTCAGATTACGATCCGGACGCCAACCCGCCCCGCTCCATCGACGACGTGCCGATCAGCGAGCAGCCCGCCTGTCTGGACAAAGCTGCGTTGGAATTCTGTCTGGCGGACGCTTTTCACCCCGGCTGTGAAATGACCTGGCCAGTGCGTCACGCCACCATGTATAGCGAGCCCTATCGGTGGCGTCACCGCGCGGCCAATAATCCAGAACCAAACTACGGCAGCACGCTCACCTCGGCGGAAGCCTTGTCCTATAACGGGCCGCTCTATGCCCAGTTCCCCGGCTCCATCACCCGCTGGATGGCGATTCCCTGGCAGACCGATACAGCAAGCTGCCGGTCCGGCTATGACTCGCAATACGATCCTTATTTGCCCACCTTCTGGCCTGCGCGGGTGCCGAATCAGGTGTTGAGCGAAGAGAACTACAGCAAGGTGATGGATACCGGCCTGACCCGCCAGGAGCGTATCGCCGCCTATCAAGAGCGCTCGGATTGGGATCGCACCCTTGGCGTCGGTTACGACAACCAGTTGGCGAACATGATTGATCGCTTCCCGGAAATGGGCATTGTGGAAGTCCGTCCCGGCGTGCCCAATGACCCGGATTTCCCGCCGGTCATGCAGGTCGAGGATCGCGGCGGTCCCGATATGACGAAAGAAGAACGTCGCCTCACCGATCACGCCATGCGCCGTGAGCTTATGCGACAGAAAGCGCCACGGCGATAG
- a CDS encoding leucine-rich repeat domain-containing protein: MLQRTLALMIFTLLAGCGQSEPQKAEPEANNAPQYSEAEVQKLIDVCKNRGGNAPMKELNACIKLNKYSHFHTLDLSRIKIGKLPEDIFDGMSHIRQLFLNENSISALPESIKELVDLKVITLDWNKFESVPEELFEIDGLRDIYISHNSVTKVDQGLKNSKKLRRIILSFNKLEEFPTVFSEMPNLKILDLASNSISRVPKQIGGMSSLIGLSLADNKVEEVPEEIGALSNLTMLDLSANKLKTLPVTIARLPNLTQHVEEHSGFVNNLTALGFEEDGEEIYGVSLLKGYQTTLPVSRYSGINLLFNEVAVLDKEFCDVFFMKLDSKVSVNCKKMF, translated from the coding sequence ATGCTTCAGCGCACTCTAGCTCTAATGATATTCACTCTGCTTGCCGGATGCGGACAATCCGAACCTCAAAAAGCTGAACCTGAGGCTAATAATGCTCCTCAGTATTCTGAGGCTGAGGTTCAGAAACTTATCGATGTTTGTAAGAATCGGGGTGGAAATGCCCCGATGAAAGAACTGAATGCTTGTATAAAATTAAATAAATATAGTCATTTTCACACACTGGACTTGAGTAGGATAAAAATTGGAAAGTTACCAGAAGATATCTTTGACGGGATGAGTCATATTCGGCAGTTGTTTCTCAATGAGAATTCAATTTCAGCACTTCCTGAATCAATAAAAGAGCTCGTTGATCTAAAAGTTATCACGTTGGATTGGAATAAGTTTGAGTCAGTTCCAGAAGAGTTGTTTGAGATAGATGGGCTTAGAGATATTTATATTTCCCATAATTCGGTAACTAAAGTTGATCAAGGTTTGAAGAATTCTAAAAAGCTTAGAAGAATTATTCTTTCATTTAACAAATTGGAAGAGTTTCCGACTGTGTTTTCTGAAATGCCTAATCTTAAAATTCTCGATTTGGCGTCAAACTCTATTTCGCGTGTGCCTAAACAAATAGGTGGTATGTCTAGTCTTATAGGGTTATCTCTGGCTGATAACAAGGTAGAAGAGGTTCCTGAGGAGATTGGGGCGCTTTCCAACTTAACCATGTTGGATTTAAGTGCAAATAAACTAAAAACATTGCCTGTAACAATAGCAAGGCTTCCAAATTTGACTCAGCATGTAGAAGAGCATAGTGGGTTTGTGAATAATCTTACGGCGCTTGGTTTTGAGGAAGATGGAGAAGAAATATATGGGGTTTCTCTGCTAAAGGGATATCAAACAACACTGCCTGTCAGTAGATACTCAGGTATAAATCTTCTCTTTAATGAAGTTGCAGTCCTTGATAAAGAATTCTGCGATGTCTTTTTTATGAAACTGGACAGTAAAGTATCGGTTAATTGCAAAAAGATGTTTTGA
- a CDS encoding leucine-rich repeat domain-containing protein, translating to MLKRALTLTILILLAGCGQSDPQKIGPSTAPQYSQVQLRELSKLCDADEPSEASVASCITLNRLKKSIILDLEGMNIRSLPEDAFMEMEHVRILRLGNNSLSELPKSIAMLKKLRQIYIDDNNFSEFPAVLLSLTSIKDIFASNNRIGFMPKEIERLKSLRRIIVSLNDFREFPVQLKNNEELRILDLSMNKISVLPEEIGSFDALVGLSLSGNKLREIPREIGMMTKLTMLDLSANELKELPVEIAALPELKRSVEGHHGFVRAFVSLSFNEDVEEIYGSYAAEEHDIYDKPEKFSGINILFNNVENLDSEFCNVFFIKKDSNVYLNCN from the coding sequence ATGCTTAAGCGTGCTCTAACTCTGACTATACTCATCCTGCTTGCAGGATGTGGGCAATCCGATCCCCAAAAAATAGGGCCTTCGACAGCTCCTCAGTATTCTCAGGTTCAACTGAGGGAACTTTCTAAACTATGTGATGCGGATGAGCCTTCAGAAGCTAGTGTCGCTTCCTGCATCACGCTAAATAGACTAAAGAAGAGTATAATTCTAGATTTAGAAGGCATGAATATAAGAAGTCTCCCGGAAGATGCCTTTATGGAAATGGAGCATGTTCGGATATTAAGGTTGGGAAATAACTCTCTTTCTGAGTTGCCAAAGTCAATTGCTATGCTAAAGAAATTGAGGCAAATATATATTGATGATAATAATTTTTCTGAGTTTCCTGCCGTTTTGTTATCATTGACCAGTATAAAAGATATATTTGCGTCTAATAATCGTATTGGTTTCATGCCTAAAGAGATAGAAAGGTTGAAGTCTCTTCGGAGAATAATTGTTTCCCTGAATGATTTTAGAGAGTTCCCTGTTCAGCTAAAAAACAATGAGGAGCTCAGGATATTGGATCTATCAATGAATAAAATATCCGTTCTTCCAGAAGAAATTGGAAGTTTTGATGCTCTTGTAGGTCTTTCTTTATCGGGTAATAAATTGAGGGAGATACCTAGAGAAATTGGAATGATGACGAAATTAACCATGTTGGATCTGAGCGCGAATGAATTGAAAGAGTTGCCGGTGGAGATAGCTGCTTTACCTGAACTAAAAAGGTCTGTGGAAGGCCATCACGGTTTTGTTAGAGCCTTTGTAAGTCTTAGCTTTAATGAAGATGTTGAAGAGATATATGGAAGTTATGCCGCGGAAGAACACGATATCTATGACAAGCCTGAAAAATTTTCAGGGATAAATATTCTGTTTAATAACGTTGAGAATCTCGATTCGGAGTTTTGTAATGTATTCTTTATTAAAAAGGACTCAAACGTATATCTAAATTGTAATTGA
- a CDS encoding LysR family transcriptional regulator — translation MHICMEWRPVNFDWNQARAFLVTAEEGSLSAAARALGISQPTLSRQVSALEKELSVALFERGAKGLELTPNGLALLGYVRAMGEAAGGLSMAASGHARSVEGTIVISATEVTAAFILPSIIMKLRALYPGLHIDIIASNIASDLKRREADIAIRAFRPTQPDLIARKLSDIKAALYAAPSYLDRIGRPKTPKEFSNAHFLGFSTNNDAYIKALKEHGFELSDKNFPVKTDGHLAHWEMTKQGLGIGIGAMPIEIGMAPSVERALPNYEAFKGESWLVSHRELKMNLRVRTVFDFLVGELS, via the coding sequence ATGCATATTTGTATGGAATGGCGTCCGGTAAATTTTGATTGGAACCAGGCGCGGGCATTTCTGGTTACAGCGGAAGAGGGATCTCTTTCCGCCGCCGCTCGCGCACTGGGCATTTCCCAGCCGACACTGAGCAGGCAGGTGAGCGCACTCGAAAAAGAGCTTAGCGTCGCACTGTTCGAACGAGGGGCAAAAGGACTGGAGCTAACGCCTAATGGGTTGGCGTTGTTAGGCTATGTCCGCGCTATGGGCGAGGCGGCGGGAGGTCTATCCATGGCGGCGTCGGGTCATGCCCGATCGGTGGAGGGAACAATAGTTATTTCCGCCACAGAGGTGACGGCCGCCTTTATCCTGCCTTCCATCATCATGAAGCTGAGAGCGCTATATCCCGGCCTCCATATCGACATCATCGCATCCAATATAGCCAGCGATTTAAAACGTCGGGAAGCGGATATCGCCATCCGCGCGTTCCGCCCTACTCAACCGGATTTAATCGCCAGAAAACTCAGCGATATAAAAGCAGCGCTTTATGCCGCGCCAAGCTACCTGGACAGGATCGGCCGTCCGAAAACTCCAAAGGAATTCAGCAACGCCCATTTCCTGGGTTTCAGCACCAACAATGACGCCTATATCAAGGCGCTGAAAGAGCATGGATTTGAACTAAGCGACAAAAACTTTCCAGTGAAGACTGACGGCCACTTAGCTCACTGGGAAATGACCAAACAAGGCCTCGGCATCGGCATCGGCGCCATGCCAATTGAAATTGGCATGGCGCCGTCAGTCGAAAGAGCCCTTCCTAATTATGAAGCATTCAAAGGCGAAAGCTGGCTCGTTTCTCATCGAGAACTGAAAATGAACCTGAGAGTCAGAACCGTTTTTGACTTTTTGGTGGGGGAATTGTCATAG
- a CDS encoding bifunctional 2-polyprenyl-6-hydroxyphenol methylase/3-demethylubiquinol 3-O-methyltransferase UbiG, producing MDFSIKFWDNAAERYARRPVTDVSAYEKKLAVTQQFFSADMRVLEFGCGTGSTALVHAPRVAEYLATDASSKMIDIARAKLRDQSVPGLRFDVATLDDYSGQSESYDAILGLNILHLLRDPDQAIQQVYRLLKPGGVFISNTACLSDTRPYLRLITPVGRLLRLMPYVKFLSRKGLEASMERAGFEFDYKWMPETTKDVYFLVARKRR from the coding sequence ATGGACTTCTCAATTAAATTCTGGGACAACGCCGCTGAACGATACGCCAGAAGGCCAGTGACCGATGTTAGCGCCTACGAGAAAAAGCTAGCCGTTACCCAACAGTTTTTTAGCGCCGACATGCGCGTCCTGGAATTTGGCTGCGGGACTGGCTCGACGGCGCTAGTGCATGCGCCTCGGGTAGCTGAATACCTGGCGACGGATGCATCCTCAAAAATGATAGATATCGCCAGAGCGAAACTGCGCGATCAATCTGTCCCGGGATTAAGATTCGATGTGGCGACGTTGGACGACTATAGCGGGCAGTCAGAATCTTATGATGCGATTCTTGGGTTGAATATTCTGCACTTATTGCGCGATCCAGATCAGGCGATACAACAGGTGTACAGGTTATTGAAACCAGGCGGTGTTTTCATTAGCAACACGGCATGTTTATCGGATACGCGGCCCTATTTGCGGCTTATCACCCCCGTGGGCAGGCTACTGAGACTCATGCCTTACGTTAAGTTTCTGTCCCGCAAAGGCCTTGAAGCGAGCATGGAAAGGGCAGGGTTTGAGTTTGATTACAAATGGATGCCCGAGACGACGAAAGATGTGTATTTCCTTGTCGCGAGGAAACGCCGTTAA